A region of Larus michahellis chromosome 15, bLarMic1.1, whole genome shotgun sequence DNA encodes the following proteins:
- the LRRC26 gene encoding leucine-rich repeat-containing protein 26, translating to MGCWRGPSAVLVCLLLLRPPPSPACPAACHCSSLGEVDCSAHALREVPQNLATNTSTLWLGYNFITVLGPRSFPSLPGLLLLSLPHNRLGFIHRQALLGLGALQELDLSNNYLTVLTPETFLPLSSLVTLNLGSNRLEGLEPGVLQSLPQLQALLLQDNPWMCSCDILPLWRWLSHNREKVQEKNLLLCRVPEQLNKYPIMAFGNESFRQCQETSLSAWHYIVFLTIGPFSFMASIFFCTFMGFMTVVYHNLRRDPHCWKRPHICRGH from the exons ATGGGCTGCTGGAGGGGCCCCAGCGCCGTGCTGGTCTGCCTGCTTCTCCTGCGCCCGCCGCCCTCGCCAGCCTGTCCCGCCGCCTGCCACTGCTCCTCCTTGGGGGAGGTGGACTGCAGCGCACATGCCCTCCGTGAGGTGCCGCAGAACCTGGCGACCAACACCAGCACCCTCTGGCTTGGCTACAACTTCATCACCGTGCTGGGGCCGcgctccttcccttccctgccgggactgctgctgctcagcctgccCCACAACCGCCTGGGGTTCATCCACCGCCAGGCGCTGCTGGGGCTCGgggcgctgcaggagctggaccTCAGCAACAACTACTTAACCGTGCTGACCCCCGAAACCttcctgcccctctccagcctggtcaCGCTCAACCTGGGCAGCAACAGGTTGGAGGGGCTGGAGCCTGGGGTGCTgcagtccctgccccagctccaAGCCCTCCTCCTGCAGGACAACCCCTGGATGTGCAGCTGCGACATCCTGCCCCTCTGGCGCTGGCTCAGCCACAACAGGGAAAAAGTGCAAG aGAAGAATTTGCTCCTGTGCAGAGTCCCGGAGCAGCTGAACAAGTATCCGATCATGGCCTTCGGGAATGAGTCCTTCAGGCAATGCCAAGAGACCTCACTGTCCGCCTGGCACTACATCGTCTTCTTGACCATTGGACCGTTCTCCTTCATGGCCAGCATCTTCTTCTGCACCTTCATGGGCTTCATGACAGTTGTTTACCACAACCTGCGCAGGGACCCCCACTGCTGGAAGAGACCCCACATCTGCAGGGGCCACTGA